The following nucleotide sequence is from Pararge aegeria chromosome 13, ilParAegt1.1, whole genome shotgun sequence.
AGTGTGTCGTCAACTGTAATGTTTACTATTACCTGTATGTGCCTCTTTCTTCTACCACATTTGATGTCTCAGCACGATAGCACCTACTGACCGCTGCAAGTTTCAGGGGCAAATTGGTCATAGCATGAACAGAATTTTTTAAAAGCCCAGCCAAAGACATTTCTGCTGTGCCTGAGAGATACAAGTCAGGACCATGATGTACTGGATCTAATGAATAAatctaaaattcattacttattAGTACatagcatattttttatatgtttatgaatttagagctattgttgtaatttttttgcagCAATTAATGTTTCTCTTTCATATCCACAAAATAGAtcaatagatataatatacagaaaagaCCTCCAAAAAAGAAGTGTACATTGTAAAGCACACCATAGGTACAACACCATGGTTCTTCAGCAGCAGCAGAGATTGCAACCTAAGGCCTGCTATACTCCACGAGTGTACTGACTAGAGTGACTAATGATTGGGATTGGGACTTCTACTATACTTGCTAGTCTGTGATGGGTATGCCAACCAAAGAAGTTGCAAACTATTGAGTGACAATAAACCTTGTCCTTAGAgccaataatattaaaattaacacacaacataaaaatttacctgAGTTCGATCAGTATTTATCGGCATACCACAGCTTTGTAGAATATTGCTTGATAATATATCAGGTACTGATACTAATTTGAAGTTTTCTTTTAACAGTACAGACactgtgtattttattaatgccTCTTCCAATTCTGCCAACTCACCAAAATAATAGTAACTTTTATTGCCGCAAGTGTGGCCTAGCTTATCAGTTCTCATTAAGTTTAACAACTGGGTGATCTCACTGAACTCTAATGGTTTATAATTCCCGAaatctttctttttattaactTCAGCTATAATTCTTGGACTCCCATCATAAGTCTTAACAAGGGGATGAGTTCTATTAGGCAAACTGGCTAGTTCTTTGTACAAATGTTCTTTAATATGGTCATATGCCTTATCAGAAGTTGgagttgttttaaataaattatacaattcATGCATTTTTGTAATATCACCTACACCTTTCCTGCTATGAATATTCTGTGATATTTCCAAAGTATTTTTCTCATCACAATAATAGTTAGTATCTATATCAGGGCAATTGTATgtcgcaaaattaaaaaatatttttggtatttttctGAACCTTGGTGTGCATAGGCAAGACttaatcatttttataattttttttcatacatttaagGAATTTTTTAACTCTGACCCGCTGATCAGCTTTCCAGCTTCTTTTAGAAGtgctaaaattaaatgtaaaggaAGTTTTCTGTAATtaagtttctgtttttatttattttgcaaaataatattgattcaaggtttttaatgtaaacaaagtacctctaccctccataaaacAAAGCTAAAGAagacacagtaaataaatagaaatgtcCATTGTCGACGAAATGACGGAACAGACAGAAGGCcacagaataataattaaaatttaatcagAATTACAATAATACGATTTTCTTTTGTCCCACATTGcctgaagtctaccaatgcggatttggtggactatggcttaaacccttctgGGGACTCGTACCCTCTAGTGGGCCGATCATGGGTTGttactgatgatgatgaggacgaGGTGCAGTTTGCCTAAGGATGAAGAAATGAAGACTAAGTCGGAGAAATgcaataataaaactaactgGACCACTCTTAAATTTAGTCAAAATCGTACGTCAACataccgatataaataaataaagttaaggtatttttataactattctTTATTTAGTTCACATTAAAAGACCACTGCGCttatctttctttttttcttatctGCGCTTTTTAACCCTGCCCCTTTAGACTGACGTTGACGTTTCCCACACTATTTGAGACCTATAATTATATGGGAAATGATTTTTAGATTCGGTTTATTTGTACAGATAAATCTCTGAACATCTGTaccgaaaaaaaaacagcaaatatAAGTTCTCCAactgcattgatttaatatatgtcTATGAGATATGTAGTTTGTAGTAATCACTGGTCCGACACTGCACTTATACCTACATTTTCTAGGCATTATTCGAAAGTATTTTTTGTAGTgccatattatttatagtaagcatattaatattgtttaactATTATAGGTAGGAttactcatttttttttctagagtATAGAACCGTGGGTGCACTCAAATATGCTCGTACCTACATGGtcgatttttttattgtgataaaACTGACTACGGTTCCAGGCGTTTGTGCAGTTCTAAAGAGGATCTTCAAataaattcttgtttatggcaaAAGAGGATATGAAcgatactttaatattatttgtttttaaatcctTAAGCTCGAAATGCTTTGAACCCAAACTCCACAGATGACAGGTGTagtaattaaaaagtatacatTGATTTTATTTGCGCGCGAAAAATAACAACTTCGTGGTTTGCAAtagtaaattacaaattttagtcTAATCAATAGAATGgttattgtaataaatgtacATCAATTGCTTTTACATATCCGTGTATTACtgaatatattatgtgtttgtaCGTACCAACTTGAGGGCTGTTTAAAGTTCTAACGTGTCCTTGGTGAACTGCAGAGTGCATGTAACTATGCCGGCTTCTTTAGAAAATGATTTTCTTCGTAACAATGGTAGTTCTTCACATGACAACGATCATACTTCTATTGATTCATCAGTTTCACCACTTCGACAGTAAgtcaaaaacatttaacataaattttatttgttttgattgtaaaatatacctgaataaataatataatgccctttataagtatgttttatagtataacCGTATTGGTTTTCAACACACCCTAGTCTAAGGAAAAACTGAAGAAAACATAGCCGGATGCTCCTTAAGCTATATCTTCACTTAAAAATTAAACGCTTCATATcactttttgaaataaattcttACTCCCAACCCTGTAGACATATGCATGGTTGGATAGCTGAATTGGTGCACAATGTTACATTGCATTTCCAGTACAACTGTTATAGTACCTGGTGTACCACCCTAGTGGTGCAGctgggtaaataataatatacaaagtcTCTTTCAGATCACCACGACTCTCCACCAAAAATAAGCAATTGAAAATCACCAGTATGTTCCCTACTAAACGTAGCAGGAGTCCAGTGAATAATCATGAAGTCAATGAAAACGTAAGTATTTTTTCCCTACAACATAATATTCTcatgtacttatattttaaacataaaagtgtttttgtttgtctttacttcACACCCTAATTAAGCCaccaattgacttgatttttggaatagttagttgaaagggtggaaagtaacattggctacttttcatcctggaaaacaaacaaattctaaAGGGTGGATTACAGGAACATTTATATTTTCGCACTAAATATGGTCCCAGCACACAACCCAATAACTTATGTAactactataatcattattTGAAACTATATATCCCTATATCATAACTGATGCtgcacagagtatgcactaAGCTTgcagatgatgataatataattaaaaaacctcCGGTACaagttatataaacttgaaGGGTAGGGCAAGTTAAGGCATTATAAGAGTTTCACCTATTCTATgcaatcaatcaaaaaatatccatgtaaaagtattattttgattacagaaaaaaatcaaactagACATAGTTGATTCAACAAAACCAActattagcaaaataaatatttgcaatGAAAATATATCTTTGAATGAAAGGAAAGAAGATAATTCTTTAGAATCTATAGTTTCATCAGTTGAAAATGAAATCCACAGAAAGAatgaaatatgtaataataatacttctGACATGAATAAGAATAGGGCTAATGGtgacaataatttaattactgaaaacgATTCTGACAAAAGAATAAGTCACAATAAAGATAATGAATTAAAGGGAAATGGAAATTCTGAAAAAGATAGTTTGCAAACAGAGAAAGatttagaaacaaaaaataatcttcCAGATCTGGAGAAATGTAAAATTTGTAGACAATATTTGAATAACTCAGATATCATCTACTATCAAGGTCATCCCCAGAATGCAGTAGAAGAGTTTATAGCattaactaatgaaaagttagtACTAGCTTCTGGTAAGTTAGTAACAATGAATATTACAACtaaatgaattgaaatgaaTGTGTGTAACTAAACAACACATGATTAAATATaaccagaaaaaaaacattattattttcttattataaaagATATGGATGAAATGTACAAGTTCcaatgaatataaaatgttgTGGAATGAAGTTATCTAGCCTTTCtagataaagaaaaaattaaaatttgcaatttaacttttcattagtagGCATGGATAATTTTCTTTTTGGCTTttggtttaagatatttatctataccaatattataaagaggagaCCTttgagtttgtatgtttgaatgtAATGGATAAACTCAAAACGACTTGACCTATACATTTAGACTTAAATTTTCCATAAGGCCCTATGTTGTGACCAAAGTACTTTTTTGTATAATACTACAAGCCCTCAAAAATAATGCCATGGCCAAAGCCAACAAGGCCAAACcagtgaaatgaaaaaaaaaatttaagttcacTCAATTACCCCCTTGTTTGGTTGACAAAATgctagaattaaattatttctttaaattttgttgCAACTTACTTTACAAACCTAGTTAACTCTGGTATCTCATtgaatcattcattcatatgaATTTATAACAACTTCCCATTTGAATTTCACACTTTGgttaatgtttgtttttctttatatagtTGAATCAGAGAAAATTAGAACTCACTACAGACTtactgaattattatttaaggtgACAATGGAGATATAATGGAGAGAccacaaacaaacataactgGGTTTTCAATATTTGATGAACATGGCCACTTGTGTCCAATTGATGGAGGCCTTGTTGAAAGTGATGTTCGGATTTATATGTCAGGATATCTTAAGTCCATTTGCTCTGACTCTTCTGAAATTGATGAGGAATCT
It contains:
- the LOC120628837 gene encoding serine--tRNA ligase, mitochondrial yields the protein MIKSCLCTPRFRKIPKIFFNFATYNCPDIDTNYYCDEKNTLEISQNIHSRKGVGDITKMHELYNLFKTTPTSDKAYDHIKEHLYKELASLPNRTHPLVKTYDGSPRIIAEVNKKKDFGNYKPLEFSEITQLLNLMRTDKLGHTCGNKSYYYFGELAELEEALIKYTVSVLLKENFKLVSVPDILSSNILQSCGMPINTDRTQIYSLDPVHHGPDLYLSGTAEMSLAGLLKNSVHAMTNLPLKLAAVSRCYRAETSNVVEERGTYRVHQFTKVEMFAATTKEQSDEMLEYLRKTQENLFSPLGLHMKVLDMPPHELGAPAYRKYDIEAWMPGRNNYGEISSCSNCTDYQSRRLNIKYSEGNLEKYVHTLNGTACAIPRMLIALLETHQDPRGKINIPNILQPFISGKQLIGKNSIVPKLKLLKIKKSNN